In Mytilus edulis chromosome 6, xbMytEdul2.2, whole genome shotgun sequence, the following proteins share a genomic window:
- the LOC139528529 gene encoding perlucin-like protein isoform X2 yields MIMVRKQDLVLNIRHRQPHDHGCGVNEWKRFRQSCYYISAEVMNIDDAMVECQEQGGALVSIESPIENYWIAEKLNRLPKVDNRFFWTSGFTAADKVKDNTYYWIWGDYTEVGYTNWAPGEPNDKGYVCLAVNRWNGKWSDEKCHEKFNVVCEKKVDQ; encoded by the exons ATGATCATGGTAAGGAAGCAAGATCTAGTTCTCAACATCCGTCATCGTCA ACCCCATGATCATG gCTGTGGAGTAAATGAATGGAAACGTTTTCGTCAAAGCTGTTACTACATTTCTGCTGAGGTGATGAATATCGACGATGCCATG GTGGAGTGCCAGGAACAAGGAGGGGCTTTAGTATCAATTGAGTCACCGATCGAAAATTACTGGATTGCTGAAAAACTTAACAGACTTCCAAAA GTGGATAACCGCTTCTTCTGGACTAGTGGATTTACTGCCGCTGATAAAGTTAAAGATAACACTTATTACTGGATATGGGGAGATTATACAGAAGTGGGTTACACAAATTGGGCACCAGGCGAGCCGAACGACAAAGGATATGTTTGTTTAGCCGTCAACCGATGGAACGGAAAGTGGAGTGACGAAAAGTGTCATGAAAAATTCAATGTCGTCTGCGAGAAGAAGGTGGATCAATGA
- the LOC139528529 gene encoding perlucin-like protein isoform X1 — protein sequence MMIRLLVFVVLVTVTYHKTEARSRSPHRPPHDHGCGVNEWKRFRQSCYYISAEVMNIDDAMVECQEQGGALVSIESPIENYWIAEKLNRLPKVDNRFFWTSGFTAADKVKDNTYYWIWGDYTEVGYTNWAPGEPNDKGYVCLAVNRWNGKWSDEKCHEKFNVVCEKKVDQ from the exons ATGATGATTCGGCTATTGGTGTTTGTTGTCCTGGTAACAGTCACATATCACAAGACTGAAGCAAGATCTAGATCCCCACATCGTCCACCCCATGATCATG gCTGTGGAGTAAATGAATGGAAACGTTTTCGTCAAAGCTGTTACTACATTTCTGCTGAGGTGATGAATATCGACGATGCCATG GTGGAGTGCCAGGAACAAGGAGGGGCTTTAGTATCAATTGAGTCACCGATCGAAAATTACTGGATTGCTGAAAAACTTAACAGACTTCCAAAA GTGGATAACCGCTTCTTCTGGACTAGTGGATTTACTGCCGCTGATAAAGTTAAAGATAACACTTATTACTGGATATGGGGAGATTATACAGAAGTGGGTTACACAAATTGGGCACCAGGCGAGCCGAACGACAAAGGATATGTTTGTTTAGCCGTCAACCGATGGAACGGAAAGTGGAGTGACGAAAAGTGTCATGAAAAATTCAATGTCGTCTGCGAGAAGAAGGTGGATCAATGA